A window of the Rhodohalobacter mucosus genome harbors these coding sequences:
- a CDS encoding SusC/RagA family TonB-linked outer membrane protein gives MLSSFPANVLSASTLKAFTCFLVCAVMAFGIGLNEAQAQNRVEVTGTVIDATDGEPLPGATIIVQGSSEATGSTIGTTSLMDGTYSINVPENLNVLVVSFIGYITQEVEINGRTTVDIELEPDIRQLADVVVVGYGTQEEREITSAVASVDEERFNQGNVNDSAQLLQGKVAGLNVTNRGGNPNAGSTIRLRGLSTVGANTEPLIVIDGVIGADLANVDPSDIQSVDVLKDGSAAAIYGTRGSSGVILVTTKKGNYDTGDPEGNIRLDYNGYVSAAMVENQQPVMSATEYIEAGGNDLGSVTDWQDLVTRTGVSNVHNIAVSGGTGNTIYRVSTNFRDVNGVLEQSGFRQINARANITHNALDDRLTLTLNASTTRRDIDNSFEEALRYAVLYNPTAPVRFDNGEFFQAILFDNFNPVAIYEQNVNEGQRKAINYNVQAQFDPIENLSINANIARQFNSQSFGEFYPSTSFFRGLNRNGLARRYFEDRDFTLFETYASYNDTFIDRLDATITGGYSFQETFQEGLTIEMGNLPTNVQSYYGIDLSGDRVLGNPANVFLDSYATPDERIIAFFGRLNVTYDNGIFFNASFRREGSTKLGPENQWGSFPAFSIGTDISRFFDIDAITQMKIRLGYGVTGALPGPNGLAQDLYTYSFAGGGTVSKARDANPDLKWEEKTEINLGVDFGLFEDRLTGALDVYTRDIDDFILEIAVPTDQFPSGTQFQNAGRLRTYGLEFQVNYDAYQSQNVFWNTGIVFDTYSTELEEFIIDEQMRANLGSPGQNATNMIRVAVGEQIGQIWGPVFSGEVNPDGTPVFVDLNGDGQLITDQGNALSENGDFKQLGKGFPDFTLGWTNQVNYKNWELNAFFRGAFGHSLVNTYRAFYEPIDPGAINSYNRVITDKAVEGLTVSQFSSLYVEKADFVKLDNVTLAYNFDVSSIEAFRRIRAYVTLENAFTITNYTGIDPEPVLQDRGSTDNGGRISPFADVLSAGIDRRNNYFTARTLTFGLNIGF, from the coding sequence TTGCTGAGTTCATTTCCTGCCAATGTTCTTTCAGCGTCTACTCTGAAAGCGTTTACATGCTTTCTGGTATGTGCTGTGATGGCGTTTGGTATTGGTTTAAATGAGGCACAGGCCCAGAACCGGGTTGAAGTCACGGGTACCGTGATTGATGCTACAGACGGAGAGCCACTTCCCGGTGCAACAATCATCGTGCAGGGCTCATCAGAAGCTACCGGAAGCACTATTGGTACCACATCCCTTATGGATGGAACCTACTCAATAAATGTGCCGGAGAATCTCAACGTTCTGGTCGTATCCTTTATCGGATACATCACTCAGGAGGTTGAAATTAATGGCCGCACAACAGTTGACATTGAGCTCGAACCCGATATCCGACAGCTCGCCGACGTGGTTGTAGTTGGTTACGGAACACAGGAAGAGCGTGAAATTACTTCTGCTGTTGCAAGTGTTGATGAAGAGCGTTTTAATCAGGGTAACGTGAACGATTCCGCACAGCTTCTTCAGGGTAAAGTTGCGGGACTGAACGTTACAAACAGAGGCGGTAACCCGAATGCGGGTTCTACCATTCGCCTTCGCGGGCTTTCAACCGTAGGTGCGAACACGGAGCCGCTGATTGTGATTGACGGCGTGATTGGTGCCGACCTGGCCAACGTTGATCCAAGCGACATTCAGTCTGTTGACGTATTGAAAGACGGTTCTGCTGCCGCTATTTACGGTACACGCGGTTCTTCAGGCGTTATTCTTGTAACGACCAAAAAAGGAAATTATGACACGGGCGATCCGGAAGGAAATATCCGTCTGGATTACAACGGCTATGTATCTGCTGCGATGGTTGAGAATCAGCAACCGGTTATGAGCGCAACGGAATACATCGAAGCGGGCGGTAACGACCTCGGGTCTGTAACCGACTGGCAGGATCTGGTAACGCGAACCGGTGTCTCCAACGTACACAACATTGCCGTTTCAGGCGGAACCGGAAACACGATCTACAGGGTGTCCACAAACTTCCGTGATGTGAACGGTGTTCTCGAACAATCAGGATTTCGACAAATCAATGCACGTGCCAACATTACACACAACGCACTTGATGACAGGCTTACACTGACCCTGAATGCGTCTACCACACGACGTGATATTGACAATTCATTCGAAGAAGCTCTTCGATATGCCGTACTTTATAATCCGACCGCACCGGTTCGATTTGACAACGGTGAATTCTTTCAGGCTATTCTGTTCGATAACTTTAACCCTGTTGCCATTTACGAACAGAACGTAAACGAAGGTCAGCGCAAAGCGATCAACTACAATGTGCAGGCACAGTTTGACCCAATCGAAAACCTTTCGATCAATGCAAACATTGCCCGTCAGTTTAACTCACAGTCATTTGGTGAGTTCTATCCGAGCACATCTTTCTTCCGCGGCCTCAACCGAAACGGTCTGGCCCGAAGATATTTTGAAGACAGGGATTTCACGCTTTTCGAAACCTATGCTTCTTATAATGACACGTTTATTGACAGGCTGGATGCGACCATAACCGGTGGTTATTCTTTCCAGGAAACATTCCAGGAAGGTCTGACGATCGAAATGGGTAACCTGCCTACCAACGTTCAGAGTTACTACGGTATCGATCTGTCGGGCGACAGGGTACTGGGTAATCCGGCAAATGTATTCCTGGACTCCTATGCCACTCCCGACGAAAGAATCATCGCATTCTTCGGTCGATTGAACGTTACATATGACAACGGCATCTTCTTTAATGCCTCGTTCAGAAGAGAAGGATCCACGAAGCTTGGACCTGAAAATCAGTGGGGTAGTTTCCCGGCCTTCAGTATCGGTACCGACATCAGCCGGTTCTTTGATATTGATGCCATCACTCAGATGAAGATTCGTCTCGGTTATGGTGTAACCGGTGCGCTTCCCGGACCTAACGGCCTGGCACAGGATCTTTACACATACTCTTTTGCCGGCGGTGGTACAGTGAGCAAGGCTCGTGATGCCAATCCGGATCTGAAGTGGGAAGAGAAAACCGAAATCAACCTTGGAGTTGACTTTGGTCTGTTTGAAGACAGGCTGACCGGTGCTCTCGACGTGTACACAAGGGATATCGATGACTTTATTCTAGAAATTGCGGTACCTACGGATCAGTTTCCTTCAGGAACCCAGTTCCAGAATGCAGGCCGACTCAGAACCTACGGTCTTGAGTTCCAGGTTAACTATGACGCGTATCAGTCCCAGAATGTATTCTGGAATACAGGAATTGTATTTGATACCTACTCTACTGAGCTGGAAGAGTTTATTATAGATGAGCAGATGCGAGCCAACCTCGGTTCACCCGGACAGAACGCTACGAACATGATTCGTGTTGCGGTCGGTGAGCAGATTGGACAGATCTGGGGCCCTGTGTTCTCCGGAGAAGTAAACCCGGACGGAACACCTGTTTTTGTTGACCTGAATGGTGACGGACAGCTGATTACGGATCAGGGTAACGCACTTTCCGAGAATGGTGACTTCAAGCAGCTTGGAAAAGGCTTTCCCGATTTCACACTTGGCTGGACCAACCAGGTGAACTACAAAAACTGGGAGCTGAATGCCTTCTTCAGAGGTGCGTTCGGACACAGCCTGGTGAATACCTATCGCGCTTTCTATGAGCCGATTGACCCGGGAGCCATTAACTCCTACAACAGGGTGATTACTGACAAAGCTGTGGAAGGCCTGACCGTTTCGCAGTTCAGTTCACTTTATGTTGAGAAGGCAGACTTTGTGAAGCTTGACAACGTAACCCTGGCTTACAACTTCGACGTTTCCAGCATTGAAGCATTCCGTCGTATAAGAGCCTACGTAACGCTTGAAAATGCTTTTACGATCACCAACTACACAGGAATCGATCCGGAACCTGTTCTCCAGGATCGTGGTTCCACAGATAATGGTGGCCGAATAAGTCCATTCGCTGATGTACTATCAGCCGGTATAGATCGCCGTAATAACTACTTCACGGCGAGAACCCTGACATTCGGGCTTAACATAGGATTTTAA
- a CDS encoding CRTAC1 family protein yields MKRETLTRIAAAVIFALLISIPFGMRTYSDWMSSDDYADREDVLQRYGFYLEDITEAAGVDFSHQRVTVDDELSHILPQISSVGASVSVADFNNDGYPDLYFTSSEFGTPNALYQNMGDGTFTDVGEEMGVAALNSAAAGASMGSVWGDFDNDGYEDLLVYRWGSPELFRNLEGSGFEPVTDGAGLNKKINSNTAFWFDYNRDGFLDLFIGGYYHEDVNLFDLEDTRMMPDSYEYATNGGLNYLYRNNGDGTFTDVSEESGLQETRKWTLASTAADINNSGYPDIILANDYGVDEVLLNCEGRVFENVGEETGIGFVPKSGMSASLGDFMNRGEYSIYITNISEAGVLMQGNNLWVPSSSTESESGVPGYRNLAGNMGVEIGEWGYGGQFVDLNNDGYLDLYVANGYVSDEPGTDYWYDYSRVVGGNRNIIIDANNWPAMNSRSFSGYQTNKIWLNDGAGRFREVAGAVGGSLSLDSRSVAYADLDGSGNLDLIVANQNQPVKIFKNQGQPDRNWVGFRLTGTESNRSAIGAEVFLYWDGRITRKMVSGGESFSSQSQRAVHFGMGEVAEAEKAEIRWPSGNIDVIEKPELNRYHSIIESED; encoded by the coding sequence ATGAAAAGGGAAACGCTGACCCGGATAGCGGCCGCTGTCATATTTGCACTGCTTATATCCATTCCGTTTGGAATGCGAACCTACTCAGACTGGATGAGCAGTGATGACTACGCTGACAGGGAAGATGTGCTGCAGCGGTACGGCTTCTATCTGGAAGATATCACAGAGGCTGCAGGCGTGGATTTTTCACATCAGCGCGTGACGGTAGATGATGAACTTTCGCATATCCTTCCCCAGATCTCTTCGGTAGGAGCATCCGTTTCGGTTGCAGACTTCAATAACGACGGGTATCCGGATCTCTATTTTACAAGCAGTGAATTCGGAACACCGAATGCGCTCTACCAAAACATGGGAGACGGCACATTTACCGACGTAGGTGAAGAGATGGGTGTGGCCGCCCTGAACAGCGCGGCAGCGGGTGCATCCATGGGTTCCGTTTGGGGTGATTTTGATAACGACGGATATGAAGATTTGCTTGTTTACCGATGGGGCAGTCCTGAACTGTTCAGAAATCTGGAAGGAAGCGGCTTTGAACCGGTAACCGATGGGGCAGGCCTGAACAAAAAGATAAACTCCAATACCGCATTCTGGTTCGACTATAACCGGGACGGCTTTCTGGATCTGTTTATAGGCGGCTACTATCACGAAGATGTGAATCTGTTCGATCTTGAAGATACCCGGATGATGCCCGATAGTTATGAATATGCTACCAACGGCGGGCTAAACTATCTCTACCGGAACAACGGAGACGGTACGTTTACGGATGTATCGGAAGAGAGCGGCTTGCAGGAAACCAGAAAGTGGACACTTGCATCCACCGCGGCCGATATCAACAACAGCGGATATCCGGATATTATCCTGGCCAACGATTATGGCGTGGATGAAGTTCTTCTGAACTGCGAAGGCAGGGTTTTTGAAAACGTTGGGGAGGAAACCGGTATAGGGTTTGTGCCCAAGAGCGGAATGAGTGCGTCCCTGGGTGACTTTATGAATCGGGGAGAGTATTCCATCTACATTACCAATATATCCGAGGCCGGAGTTCTGATGCAGGGGAATAACTTATGGGTGCCGTCATCATCCACGGAAAGTGAATCGGGTGTACCCGGATACAGAAATCTTGCCGGCAATATGGGAGTCGAAATCGGTGAATGGGGATACGGCGGACAATTTGTTGATCTGAATAATGACGGCTACCTGGATCTTTATGTTGCGAACGGGTACGTGTCGGATGAACCGGGAACTGATTATTGGTACGATTACTCGAGGGTAGTTGGCGGAAATCGCAATATTATCATCGATGCAAATAACTGGCCTGCGATGAACAGCCGGTCCTTTTCGGGATACCAAACCAATAAAATTTGGCTCAATGATGGCGCGGGCCGTTTTCGTGAAGTTGCCGGTGCCGTGGGCGGGTCCCTGAGCCTGGACAGCCGGTCTGTTGCATATGCCGACCTGGACGGGAGCGGGAATCTTGATCTTATTGTTGCAAATCAGAACCAACCGGTAAAAATTTTCAAAAATCAGGGACAGCCTGACCGCAACTGGGTAGGATTCAGGCTTACGGGCACCGAAAGCAATCGCAGCGCGATCGGAGCGGAAGTATTCCTTTACTGGGACGGCCGGATAACCCGCAAGATGGTGAGCGGCGGGGAATCATTCAGCTCACAAAGCCAGCGGGCCGTTCATTTTGGGATGGGTGAAGTGGCAGAAGCAGAAAAAGCAGAAATCAGATGGCCATCCGGTAACATTGATGTGATTGAAAAACCGGAACTGAATCGTTATCACAGCATTATAGAATCTGAGGATTAA
- a CDS encoding RagB/SusD family nutrient uptake outer membrane protein: MKHLTKLLSVLLLVFAGVACTDLDENLQSDFTDTFDPNNPGFGASENVNRPVPNDGLNAAFSTLLNGTANHFTVFSVSEIPTDEMVITQKGGDWFDGGIWLNMHRHDFRATHPGLNGAWGVNYGGVTQTNELLANATLDANQTAQLRVLRAYYYWRLMDMFGRIKIVTEPGVDSPQVDRPEVYDFVVSEINDALPDLNETAGYARISSGAAYALLSRLYLNADVYNRPYPYLPGTGSHAPGTQNFDDAMQAAIDAADEVIDSGIYDLGPQGDFDSVFGPANVESPEHIFIVPFDEATGAGMNFGQMTFHYPSQLTYDFQQQPWNGYSSLEAFYDSYDDNDGRKDAFFVEGPQFDLNGNPILDVAFDAADPDGAPVNYTPEINELAPNGSRQAGVRLGKFSHKIGQLPEMDNDYTLLRYAEVLMNKAEAIARLNNNWNDPETISLVNLIRERAGADLYNSGDLSAEEFLAERGREFFQEALRRTDQIRFDTWGDAWWEKPAHADGFRNIMPIPLDQINATTGGFPLTQHDDY; this comes from the coding sequence ATGAAACACTTAACTAAATTATTATCTGTATTGCTGCTCGTCTTCGCAGGGGTTGCCTGTACGGATCTGGATGAAAATCTGCAGTCAGATTTTACAGACACATTCGATCCGAATAATCCCGGCTTTGGCGCCAGTGAGAACGTAAACCGACCCGTCCCTAACGACGGTCTGAACGCTGCATTCAGTACACTTCTGAATGGTACTGCGAATCACTTTACAGTATTCTCGGTATCAGAGATTCCCACTGACGAAATGGTTATCACCCAGAAAGGTGGTGACTGGTTTGACGGCGGTATCTGGCTGAATATGCATCGGCACGACTTCAGAGCAACTCACCCGGGCCTTAACGGTGCATGGGGAGTTAACTATGGCGGTGTAACGCAGACGAACGAGCTGCTTGCAAATGCCACTCTTGATGCCAATCAAACAGCCCAGCTTCGTGTGCTCCGCGCATACTACTACTGGAGACTGATGGACATGTTTGGCCGCATCAAAATTGTTACCGAGCCAGGTGTGGATTCACCCCAGGTTGACAGACCGGAAGTGTATGACTTTGTCGTATCGGAAATCAATGATGCGCTGCCCGATCTTAATGAAACGGCAGGATATGCAAGAATCAGCTCCGGTGCTGCATATGCACTCCTTTCAAGGCTCTATCTGAATGCTGACGTGTACAACCGTCCGTATCCTTATCTGCCGGGCACAGGTTCTCATGCACCGGGAACCCAGAACTTCGATGATGCCATGCAGGCTGCCATCGATGCGGCTGACGAAGTGATTGACTCAGGTATCTACGATCTGGGCCCGCAGGGTGACTTTGACTCTGTTTTCGGTCCCGCCAACGTGGAGAGCCCGGAACATATCTTCATCGTTCCTTTCGACGAAGCAACGGGTGCCGGTATGAACTTCGGTCAGATGACGTTCCACTATCCAAGCCAGCTGACATACGATTTTCAGCAGCAGCCATGGAACGGTTACTCATCACTTGAAGCGTTTTACGATTCGTATGATGACAATGACGGCCGTAAAGATGCTTTCTTTGTAGAAGGGCCGCAGTTCGACCTGAACGGAAACCCGATTCTGGACGTAGCTTTTGACGCAGCTGATCCCGACGGAGCACCCGTAAACTATACACCGGAAATCAATGAGCTTGCTCCAAACGGTTCACGACAGGCCGGTGTACGTCTCGGTAAATTCTCCCATAAGATTGGTCAGCTGCCTGAAATGGACAATGACTACACGCTTCTCCGATATGCTGAAGTTCTGATGAACAAAGCAGAAGCGATTGCACGTCTGAACAACAACTGGAATGATCCTGAGACGATCTCACTGGTAAACCTCATTCGTGAGCGAGCCGGTGCCGATCTCTATAACTCAGGTGACCTCAGTGCAGAGGAGTTTCTCGCAGAGCGAGGCCGTGAATTCTTTCAGGAAGCCCTCCGACGAACGGATCAGATCCGTTTCGACACTTGGGGAGACGCATGGTGGGAAAAACCAGCACATGCTGACGGCTTCAGAAATATCATGCCGATACCGCTCGATCAGATCAATGCTACAACGGGCGGATTCCCGCTTACGCAGCATGACGACTACTAA
- a CDS encoding VCBS repeat-containing protein gives MTNSLFTELNPDRTGVDFENLLFPTEEFNMYIFRNFYNGGGVAVGDVTGNGLPDIFLTGNMVSNRLYVNRGDLSFTDVTDIAGLNSEGSWSTGASMADVNGDGLLDIYVTLSGEPGGDNRHNRLYINNGDTSTVKDGSGLSFTELSSEYGLTDENLSTHGLFFDYDLDGDLDLYLVANSFHNLGSFQGVRGDQRRVPDPQGASKLYRNDGESFTDVTDEAGIYSSIIGFGLSASAGDLNRDGFPDLYVANDFFERDYLYINNGDGTFTESLPDYIRSLSFSSMGSDIADVNNDGWPDIYVTDMLPEDEARLKSKMTLEAWDEYQSNVERGFHHKFTRNTLQINNGKGRGFSETGRLSGVHATDWSWATLIADFDNSGYSDIFVANGIYKDLLDQDYIEQVANPRVIGEMIRSGEENVIMNLMDAMSSTPVPNKVFRNKNGIEFEDQTREWGLDTPGFSTGAAWADLDDDGALDLIVNNVNGAAQIYRNRGSELKPNNGWLSITLRGDSGNTHGIGAQVQVWAGERYWFREHFLQRGFQSSVEPGIYVGLGESEMIDSLMVTWPDGRVHALYDVPVPAALTLHQDESERRWVPPPPFASMTGDIPLNALEQDSPQSTAPLLSEVRLDGISGVEHEAFPFNEFNREPLLNVMRSQEGPAQCTGDVNGDGLDDLYIGGGRDQAGRLMIQQLSGEFLPQQSELFETDRESQDTDCALFDATGNGVADLYVASGGSSFSTGSSALLDRLYINDGSGRFQKSPDYLPAGGYASNSTVAPFDFNGDGSLDLFVGERLRLFNTGVPARGFLLKNDGRGSFRDVTSEYNDEFESLGMVTDALWADLTGDGESELVIAGEWMPVRVFRHSGGRFEEITAELGMEQSSGWWNAIAAEDVDGDGHTDLIAANHGRNSVFSAEVDRPVKMWVGDISGNGINEQIIAYYDDGDYYPTALRPEMVRAVPQLASRFPDYEQYAGTPVRNLLTDEELARAQVLEARVLESVVFRNRGGDRMEMEPLPIRAQLSPMFAIELADVNEDGISEIFMGGNLFNVKPHIGPYDASRGVVLAYRDGRLITLNHESTGVYVPGETRNITAVNIGGVPHLIWARQGESSVVYRFQE, from the coding sequence GTGACGAATTCTCTTTTTACGGAATTGAACCCTGACCGAACCGGTGTCGATTTTGAAAATCTTCTGTTCCCAACAGAAGAATTCAACATGTACATTTTCAGAAATTTTTATAACGGAGGCGGTGTGGCCGTTGGGGATGTTACCGGTAACGGGCTGCCTGACATATTTCTGACCGGAAATATGGTATCCAATCGGCTCTATGTTAACCGGGGTGATCTCAGCTTTACCGATGTTACAGATATCGCGGGCCTCAATAGTGAAGGGAGCTGGTCGACCGGTGCAAGCATGGCTGACGTTAATGGTGACGGTTTGCTCGACATTTATGTAACCCTGTCGGGTGAACCCGGGGGGGATAACCGTCATAATCGCCTATATATCAATAACGGAGACACGAGCACAGTAAAGGATGGCTCCGGCTTGTCGTTTACGGAACTATCCTCAGAATATGGCCTGACGGATGAAAATTTATCAACGCATGGTTTGTTTTTTGACTACGATCTGGACGGTGACCTGGATCTGTACCTGGTGGCGAACTCGTTTCATAATTTGGGAAGCTTTCAGGGAGTTCGCGGTGATCAGCGGCGTGTACCCGATCCGCAGGGAGCAAGTAAACTCTACAGAAACGATGGAGAGAGTTTTACGGATGTTACAGACGAGGCGGGAATATACAGCAGTATTATCGGTTTCGGGCTGAGCGCCTCTGCAGGTGACCTGAACCGGGATGGGTTCCCCGATCTGTATGTGGCCAATGATTTTTTTGAAAGGGACTATCTTTATATCAACAACGGCGACGGTACGTTTACGGAGTCGCTTCCTGACTACATCCGAAGCCTTAGTTTCAGCTCAATGGGTTCGGATATTGCAGACGTTAACAATGACGGCTGGCCGGATATTTACGTAACGGATATGCTTCCGGAGGATGAAGCCAGACTGAAATCCAAAATGACGCTTGAAGCGTGGGATGAGTACCAGAGCAATGTGGAGCGCGGATTTCACCACAAGTTTACCAGAAACACCCTTCAGATCAATAATGGTAAAGGCCGCGGCTTTTCCGAAACGGGAAGGCTGTCCGGGGTGCACGCCACCGACTGGAGCTGGGCAACTCTGATCGCAGATTTTGACAACAGCGGTTATAGCGACATTTTTGTTGCAAATGGGATCTACAAGGATCTTTTGGACCAGGATTATATAGAGCAGGTAGCCAATCCGCGGGTAATTGGTGAGATGATCCGGTCGGGAGAGGAGAATGTGATAATGAACCTGATGGATGCCATGAGCAGCACACCCGTTCCAAATAAAGTGTTCAGAAACAAAAATGGAATTGAATTCGAGGATCAGACAAGAGAGTGGGGACTGGATACTCCCGGTTTTTCAACGGGGGCTGCGTGGGCCGATCTGGACGATGACGGTGCGCTTGACCTTATCGTTAATAATGTAAACGGGGCTGCACAGATTTATCGCAACAGGGGTTCTGAACTGAAACCGAACAACGGCTGGCTGAGTATTACACTTCGTGGAGACAGCGGAAATACCCACGGAATCGGGGCGCAGGTTCAGGTATGGGCCGGTGAACGGTACTGGTTCAGAGAGCACTTCCTTCAGAGAGGATTTCAGTCGAGCGTAGAACCGGGCATATATGTAGGTTTGGGCGAATCAGAGATGATTGACTCCCTGATGGTGACATGGCCGGATGGCCGGGTGCATGCGCTGTATGACGTGCCCGTACCGGCTGCTCTAACGCTTCATCAGGACGAATCGGAACGTAGATGGGTTCCGCCGCCGCCATTCGCATCCATGACGGGTGATATCCCCCTAAACGCCCTTGAGCAGGATAGTCCGCAAAGCACTGCCCCTTTGCTGTCCGAGGTCCGTCTGGACGGTATTTCAGGGGTTGAGCATGAAGCCTTTCCATTTAATGAATTTAACCGTGAGCCACTGCTGAATGTAATGAGGTCGCAAGAAGGGCCTGCACAATGCACGGGCGACGTAAACGGGGACGGACTGGATGACCTCTACATCGGGGGCGGCAGGGATCAGGCCGGCCGGCTGATGATACAGCAGCTGTCCGGTGAATTCCTCCCACAGCAATCCGAACTCTTTGAAACGGACAGGGAAAGCCAGGACACAGACTGTGCCCTTTTTGATGCCACCGGGAATGGGGTTGCCGACCTGTATGTAGCCTCCGGGGGAAGCTCCTTTTCAACGGGGTCATCGGCTCTTCTTGACAGGCTCTACATCAACGATGGTTCCGGCAGATTTCAAAAATCACCGGATTATCTCCCGGCGGGCGGATACGCAAGCAATTCAACGGTAGCGCCATTCGATTTTAATGGGGATGGTTCGCTTGATCTTTTTGTGGGTGAGCGGCTCAGGCTGTTTAATACCGGCGTTCCTGCCAGAGGGTTTCTTCTCAAGAACGATGGAAGAGGCAGTTTCAGGGACGTTACCAGCGAGTACAATGACGAATTTGAGTCACTGGGTATGGTAACAGATGCTCTTTGGGCTGACCTGACGGGTGACGGAGAGAGTGAACTGGTAATCGCCGGTGAGTGGATGCCTGTTCGTGTTTTTCGTCACTCAGGAGGCCGTTTCGAGGAAATTACAGCTGAACTGGGAATGGAACAGTCCAGCGGATGGTGGAATGCAATAGCCGCAGAGGATGTGGACGGAGACGGCCATACAGATTTGATTGCCGCAAATCACGGACGAAATTCCGTATTCAGTGCAGAAGTGGATCGGCCTGTAAAAATGTGGGTGGGAGACATCTCAGGAAATGGCATCAATGAACAGATAATCGCTTATTATGATGACGGAGACTACTACCCAACCGCCCTTCGACCGGAGATGGTCCGTGCAGTACCTCAGCTCGCTTCCCGATTCCCTGACTATGAGCAGTATGCCGGAACGCCTGTCCGGAATCTACTTACGGACGAAGAGCTTGCGAGAGCGCAGGTACTTGAGGCCAGGGTTCTGGAGAGCGTGGTTTTCCGAAACAGGGGAGGTGACAGAATGGAAATGGAGCCACTGCCAATTCGTGCCCAGCTGTCGCCAATGTTTGCCATTGAGCTGGCGGATGTGAATGAGGACGGCATTTCCGAGATTTTTATGGGCGGGAACCTGTTCAATGTTAAGCCGCACATCGGCCCTTATGATGCATCAAGAGGGGTGGTGCTGGCCTACAGAGACGGCCGGTTGATAACCCTGAACCATGAATCAACGGGCGTGTATGTGCCGGGTGAAACACGGAACATTACTGCGGTGAATATAGGAGGGGTTCCGCATCTGATCTGGGCAAGACAGGGTGAATCCTCCGTGGTATACAGGTTTCAGGAATGA